The Streptomyces nigra genome includes the window CTCGCCGGGGCCGCCGTCCGCGCCGTCTGGCGCGAGCAGCGCGGCCGCAACGACTGGGAGCTGACCAGCCACGTCGGCGCGCATCTCGACGCCGCCGACGCGACCCGTGACCTCCGAGAGGACGTCCACGCGTGACCTCCACCCTTCCCGCGGCGACCACTCCGAAGGTCCCCGCGCAGCGCCGGCCTGCGCCCACGACCCGTCCGACCGGCCGAACAGGGCCGTCCCGGCTGCGTTCCTCCCGGTCCGACCTGCTCCTGTGCGGTGTCCTCCTGGTGGCGATCCTCGTCGTCCAGGGCTGGAACATCGCCGACTACCCGACTCTCAGCGACGACGAGGGCACCTATCTCGCCCAGGCCTGGGCGGTCCAGGAGGGTCGCGGCCTCGCCCACTACACGTACTGGTACGACCATCCGCCGCTCGGCTGGATCCAGATAGCCCTGCTGACCTGGATCCCGGCCGCGCTGAGCCCCGAGTCGATGACCGTCGGCACGATGCGGGCGGCGATGCTCGTCGTCAGCGCGGTCAGCGCGGTGCTGGTCTACGTCCTCGGGCGGCGGCTGTCGCTGCCGCGCTGGGCGGCCGGACTCGGCATGGTGCTGTTCGGCCTGTCGCCGCTGTCGGTGGTGCTCCAGCGGGAGATCTTCCTCGACAACCTCGCGGTGATGTGGACGCTGCTGGCGTTCGCGCTGGCGGCCTCGCCGAGCCGGCATCTGTGGCACCACTTCGGGGCGGGCATCGCGGCCGCCACCGCCGTGCTCACCAAGGAGACGATGCTCTTCGTGCTCCCGGCGGTGCTGATCACCATGTGGCGGCACAGCCACCGCGACACCCGGAAGTTCGCCCTCACCGGCGCGATCACCGCGTGCGCCCTGATCGGTCTGTCCTACCCGCTGTTCGCCCTGCTGAAGGGCGAGTTGCTGCCGGGCAGCGGGCATGTCTCGCTGTGGGACGGCATCACCTACCAGATGACCCGGCCCGGTTCGGGCTTCATCCTCGACGAGGGCTCGGGCTCCTGGGGCGTGCTGCAGTCGTGGCTCTACTACGACCGGGTCCTCATCGTGGGCGGTCTCGCCGGCGCCCTGCTGCTCCTGGTGACCTGGCGCTGGTCGGTCACCGCCCGCGCGCTGGCCGGGCCTTCGGCCGCCGTGGTGATCCTCGCCCTGGTCGCCCTGCGCCCGAACGGCTATCTGCCGGCGATGTACGTCATCCAGGCGCTGCCGTTCCTCGCCCTGGTCCTGGCCGGCGGTACGGCGTCCGTGGCGCACGCCGTGCTGCGGCGCCGGCGCTCGGAGAGCGAGCCCCGCCCCCTCACCGGCGGCCGGTACGCCCTGGCGGCGGTGCTGACGATCGCGGCCGGCGCCTATGTCGTCCCGCGCTGGTACGACGGCGACCGCACGGCCGTCACCGCCGACGCCAACGCCCCCTACCAAGCGGCCTCGAAGTGGCTGGCCACCGAGGTGGAGGACCCGGCGGACACCCGCGTCCTGGTCGACGACGCGCTGTGGCTCGACCTGGTGCACGCCGGGTACGAACCGGGCCGGGGCGTCATCTGGTTCTACAAGGCCGACCTCGACCCGGCCGTCACGAAGACGATGCCGCGCGGCTGGAAGGACCTCGACTACGTCGTGGCGTCCCCGACGGTCCGGCGTGACGCCGTCGACCTGCCCAACGTCAAGGCGGCCATC containing:
- a CDS encoding ArnT family glycosyltransferase, with the translated sequence MTSTLPAATTPKVPAQRRPAPTTRPTGRTGPSRLRSSRSDLLLCGVLLVAILVVQGWNIADYPTLSDDEGTYLAQAWAVQEGRGLAHYTYWYDHPPLGWIQIALLTWIPAALSPESMTVGTMRAAMLVVSAVSAVLVYVLGRRLSLPRWAAGLGMVLFGLSPLSVVLQREIFLDNLAVMWTLLAFALAASPSRHLWHHFGAGIAAATAVLTKETMLFVLPAVLITMWRHSHRDTRKFALTGAITACALIGLSYPLFALLKGELLPGSGHVSLWDGITYQMTRPGSGFILDEGSGSWGVLQSWLYYDRVLIVGGLAGALLLLVTWRWSVTARALAGPSAAVVILALVALRPNGYLPAMYVIQALPFLALVLAGGTASVAHAVLRRRRSESEPRPLTGGRYALAAVLTIAAGAYVVPRWYDGDRTAVTADANAPYQAASKWLATEVEDPADTRVLVDDALWLDLVHAGYEPGRGVIWFYKADLDPAVTKTMPRGWKDLDYVVASPTVRRDAVDLPNVKAAIEHSEPVAVFGEGEDRIEIRQIQTSAGGVR